A window of Mytilus edulis chromosome 10, xbMytEdul2.2, whole genome shotgun sequence contains these coding sequences:
- the LOC139492580 gene encoding toll-like receptor 2, whose amino-acid sequence MGFELCLDDKEFIAGESIAVNVLNAIDSSRKVIFIITHELLKSSWGSYEMEMTRMHAFQKGREDMVIVVVKDDIKITDMPEVMKNMWIKITCIQWPNDDNLPYNTEELFYEKMKMSLQRREDTTLLYSRNSAV is encoded by the coding sequence ATGGGCTTCGAATTATGTCTGGACGACAAGGAATTTATTGCTGGTGAAAGTATAGCAGTAAATGTACTAAATGCAATCGATTCCAGCAGAAAGGTTATATTTATTATAACTCACGAATTATTAAAGAGTAGTTGGGGGTCATATGAAATGGAAATGACCCGTATGCATGCTTTTCAGAAGGGAAGAGAAGATATGGTGATTGTTGTCGTGAAGGATGATATAAAGATAACAGATATGCCGGAAGTGATGAAGAATATGTGGATTAAGATAACATGTATCCAATGGCCAAACGATGACAACCTGCCATACAATACGGAGGAATTATTTTATGAAAAGATGAAAATGTCTCTCCAAAGAAGGGAGGATACCACTTTACTATATTCTAGAAATTCAGCTGTATAG
- the LOC139493404 gene encoding uncharacterized protein: MAGSMFEDVFQDQFIPLDIRKQVGNYKIGKTLGKGSFSTVREGKHLQNEQTVAIKIIPKSSILQQEKIKKRFCSEIKVQKGLDHPNIVRCLEWMETGRNFYLVLELVEGENMKDYLKRKKQIDETEGKSIMRQICSAVHYMHNKGVLHRDLKLDNMVLEKDGKVKIADFGLSTSLEGIENKLHFCGSPSFIAPEVLSKRNYTTASDIWSLGVNLFYLLIGTLPFTMESKNNFVSLYFSILQGCEIPSTISEECRDLLTKMLTVDEDRRIAMHDILEHKWLTPEVV; the protein is encoded by the exons ATGGCCGGCTCGATGTTTGAGGATGTTTTCCAGGATCAGTTTATACCATTGGATATTAGAAAGCAGGTGGGAAACTATAAGATTGGAAAAACTCTGGGAAAAGGCTCGTTCTCCACTGTACGAGAAGGCAAACATCTGCAGAATGAACAAACG GTGgcaataaaaataattccaaaaagtTCCATTCTGCAGCAGGAGAAAATAAAGAAACGATTTTGCAGTGAAATTAAAGTGCAGAAAGGTTTAGATCATCCAAATATTGTACGTTGTTTGGAGTGGATGGAAACTGGACGCAATTTTTATCTGGTTTTAGAACTTGTTGAAGGAGAAAATATGAAGGATTATTTAAAACgaaa GAAACAGATAGATGAAACGGAGGGTAAATCTATCATGAGACAGATCTGTTCAGCTGTACACTATATGCACAATAAAGGCGTCTTACACAG ggATTTAAAACTAGATAACATGGTTTTAGAAAAAGATGGAAAAGTGAAAATAGCAG ATTTCGGATTGAGTACCAGTCTTGAAGGAATAGAAAACAAACTTCACTTTTGTGGTTCTCCTTCGTTCATTGCACCGGAAGTTCTTAGTAAGAGAAACTATACTACAGCGTCAGATATATGGAGTCT aggAGTAAAtttattttaccttttgattGGAACTTTACCGTTTACCATGGAATCCAAAAACAATTTTGTATCCCTATACTTTAGTATTTTACAAGGCTGTGAAATTCCCTCCACAATTTCTGAAG AATGCAGGGATTTGCTGACTAAGATGCTAACAGTCGACGAAGACAGAAGGATAGCAATGCATGATATTCTAGAACATAAATGGTTGACACCGGAAGTTGTATAG